The following coding sequences lie in one Cannabis sativa cultivar Pink pepper isolate KNU-18-1 chromosome 5, ASM2916894v1, whole genome shotgun sequence genomic window:
- the LOC133037867 gene encoding uncharacterized protein LOC133037867: MLAPGLKPQQEHPFRFHEGIGSRTDQGHDRWERMNYACSAPNPTGNHGDHDSGVISPRLWSPPRSPNHQRAHYRSLSPASRTQAIVRGQKEMMEMVQNMPESCYELSLRDLVEQPIVAEARRNEDKDANISRNDSQKKRNSDFGNKGKEIRRSGTMENEGLLLKMVFPVSFGTKKKKKTMVTNRNDQSISVNNSSKVSPKPFVSDGSKAGISNSSCNNSGVDKEWWKKRNSVSGESESGDQSSLNSGSMKSSSGSRSSSCSSRNSSSIRHGRGGCWGFIGKCRGKDTE; the protein is encoded by the exons ATGCTTGCTCCTGGACTAAAACCACAACAAGAACATCCTTTTCGTTTCCACGAAGGGATTGGGTCAAGAACTGATCAGGGACATGACAGGTGGGAAAGGATGAACTATGCTTGCTCTGCTCCGAATCCAACCGGAAACCATGGAGATCATGATTCTGGGGTCATTTCACCCCGTCTTTGGAGCCCACCCAGAAGCCCAAATCACCAGCGAGCCCATTACCGGAGTCTATCGCCGGCGTCTCGTACCCAAGCCATCGTCAGAGGTCAGAAGGAGATGATGGAGATGGTTCAGAACATGCCCGAGTCATGTTACGAACTTTCCTTAAGAGATCTTGTAGAGCAGCCGATAGTGGCCGAAGCTCGGCGAAACGAAGACAAGGATGCAAATATAAGTAGGAACGATAGTCAGAAGAAAAGGAACAGTGATTTTGGGAATAAGGGAAAAGAGATCAGAAGAAGTGGAACAATGGAAAATGAAGGGCTTCTTTTAAAGATGGTTTTTCCCGTCTCTTTTGGaactaagaagaagaagaaaacaatggTCACTAACAGAAATGATCAGTCAATTTCGGTTAATAACAGTTCCAAAGTTTCCCCAAAACCTTTTGTTTCTGATGGATCTAAGGCTGGAATTAGTAACAGTAGTTGTAATAATAGTGGTGTGGACAAAGAGTGGTGGAAGAAGAGGAATTCTGTGTCTGGAGAGAGTGAAAGTGGTGACCAATCGAGTCTTAACAGTGGTAGCATGAAAAGCAGTTCTGGCAGCAGAAGTAGCAGTTGCAGCAGTAGGAACAGCAGCAGCATCAG GCATGGAAGAGGTGGATGCTGGGGGTTTATAGGCAAATGCAGAGGCAAAGACACGGAatga